From the genome of Papaver somniferum cultivar HN1 chromosome 2, ASM357369v1, whole genome shotgun sequence, one region includes:
- the LOC113348458 gene encoding WEB family protein At5g55860-like, protein MGKKTYDSPKDSPRMEVGEIDTRAPFASVKAAVSLFGEAAFSGSGEKPVIKKSKLPSTERVLVKETQLHLAQKELNKFKEQLKNAETTKAQALNELEKAKRTVDDLTQKLKTINESKESAIKATEAARNQAKQLEEATAGNSLQSNAAWEHDLDSAREQYTLALSELNVAKQELTKIRQDYEVSMEAKAAAFKQAAEAENSAKANTERASEISKEISAAEESLVDVKHAAMQAQQERVNILSGKEAQRQSYGAALKEAENKLESFKKGFDPTLPGSLEAKLAETDAEIGALKKEMENAKASDLDSVKFVTLELDDAKESLQKVAEEENSLRSLVESCKTELEKVKKEHSELKEKEAVTESIAGSLHVQLRICKAELEAALAEESKAKDASDELVTTIQQLSLESENARTEAEQMKKNVEDLKKEAEETRHALEEAKKKLEIALNEAEEAKTAETKALSQIKVLSERTNAARASTSESGAKITLSTEEFESLNRKVEESDVLAEMKIAAAIAQVEAIKESEKEAQRKLETNWKEIEEIKVATEEATKRAEMAEMAKKAIEGELRRWREREQKRAAEAASRILAETEAASSPDSSPAPPFQPKLMKKQPSEKKSSPVNEKFQKAFSEKISKSRKFDKNNGSKKLLPSLSGIFHKKKNQVEGGSPSYLPGENPV, encoded by the exons ATGGGCAAAAAAACTTATGACAGTCCAAAAGATTCTCCACGGATGGAGGTAGGAGAGATAGACACCAGGGCGCCATTTGCCTCTGTCAAAGCTGCTGTTAGCTTGTTTGGTGAAGCAGCCTTCTCAGGCTCGGGTGAGAAGCCTGTCATTAAGAAATCAAAACTTCCTTCTACAGAG AGAGTGTTGGTGAAGGAGACACAGCTCCACTTGGCACAAAAGGAATTGAACAAGTTCAAGGAACAGCTGAAAAATGCTGAAACCACCAAGGCTCAAGCACTTAATGAACTTGAAAAAGCCAAAAGAACAGTTGATGACCTGACACAGAAGTTAAAGACAATAAATGAGTCTAAAGAGTCAGCAATCAAGGCAACAGAAGCTGCCAGGAATCAGGCCAAGCAACTTGAAGAAGCAACTGCTGGAAATTCTCTACAATCCAATGCTGCTTGGGAACATGATCTAGATAGTGCTAGAGAACAGTACACACTTGCCCTTTCTGAACTTAATGTTGCAAAGCAAGAACTCACTAAAATACGTCAGGATTATGAGGTGTCAATGGAAGCGAAAGCTGCCGCTTTCAAGCAAGCTGCAGAAGCTGAAAACTCAGCTAAAGCTAACACAGAGAGGGCATCTGAGATATCTAAGGAGATTTCAGCTGCAGAGGAGTCACTGGTGGATGTTAAACATGCTGCAATGCAGGCGCAGCAAGAAAGAGTTAACATTCTATCTGGAAAAGAGGCTCAGCGCCAATCTTATGGGGCTGCTCTAAAAGAAGCAGAGAACAAGTTGGAATCATTCAAGAAAGGATTTGATCCCACTCTTCCTGGGAGTCTGGAGGCTAAGCTGGCTGAAACTGATGCCGAGATTGGTGCTTtgaaaaaagaaatggaaaatgcAAAGGCTTCTGATCTGGATTCTGTTAAATTTGTTACGTTGGAGCTTGATGATGCTAAAGAGTCACTACAAAAAGTAGCCGAGGAAGAGAACTCCCTTCGAAGCCTCGTGGAGTCATGTAAGACCGAGCTAGAGAAAGTGAAGAAGGAGCATTCTGAACTGAAAGAGAAAGAAGCTGTGACTGAATCTATTGCTGGGAGTCTGCACGTGCAGCTGCGTATATGTAAAGCTGAACTTGAGGCAGCTCTTGCAGAAGAAAGCAAAGCAAAAGATGCTTCTGATGAACTGGTCACAACCATCCAACAGCTGTCATTGGAGTCTGAAAACGCTAGAACAGAAGCAGAACAGATGAAAAAGAATGTGGAAGACTTGAAAAAAGAAGCCGAAGAAACCAGACATGCCTTAGAAGAAGCAAAGAAAAAACTAGAGATAGCTTTGAATGAGGCTGAGGAAGCCAAAACGGCGGAGACCAAAGCTCTAAGTCAGATTAAGGTTTTATCAGAAAGAACTAATGCTGCCCGGGCCTCAACTTCAGAGTCTGGTGCAAAGATCACTCTCTCGACTGAGGAATTTGAATCCTTAAATAGGAAAGTTGAGGAATCTGATGTGTTAGCTGAAATGAAAATAGCTGCAGCAATCGCACAGGTGGAAGCCataaaagagagtgagaaggaagcTCAAAGGAAGTTGGAGACAAATTGGAAGGAGATTGAGGAGATAAAAGTTGCAACAGAAGAAGCTACAAAAAGAGCAGAGATGGCTGAGATGGCAAAGAAAGCAATAGAGGGAGAGCTTCGCAGATGGAGGGAAAGAGAGCAAAAGAGAGCTGCTGAAGCTGCAAGCCGAATTCTAGCAGAAACAGAAGCTGCCTCATCTCCTGATTCATCCCCAGCTCCTCCATTTCAGCCCAAGCTCATGAAGAAGCAGCCATCAGAGAAGAAATCATCCCCAGTGAATGAGAAGTTTCAGAAGGCATTTTCAGAGAAGATTAGTAAGTCACGAAAGTTTGATAAAAACAATGGATCCAAAAAGCTCTTGCCTTCTCTGAGTGGCATCTTTCATAAAAAGAAGAACCAAGTCGAAGGTGGGTCACCGTCTTATCTTCCAGGCGAGAATCCGGTATGA